The following proteins are encoded in a genomic region of Fusarium oxysporum f. sp. lycopersici 4287 chromosome 1, whole genome shotgun sequence:
- a CDS encoding kinetochore protein SPC25 encodes MATDFRSSLSASMRQSMAPVGPSVANQLPNINFGFDDLRDRMAKFTARFDAFIEEGRKRVLEERNQFRMNVAELQEDQRMKKRDIEIIQVKTSTHQQTIEKEEAETREMESAINSLAAQRDNHLATRDSLKAEIAQTQAEIEARLAAQREYAQQQQAQSRFNVPELDFWITNLCLKIEGAGHDDRLKFVYTHIDEKDWEREAWFELVTSSRDYDVKHCRPKIEREKVEKVLDKLNESRELVVLLKGMRELFVEAMKT; translated from the exons ATGGCTACCGACTTTCGGTCCTCCCTATCTGCCAGTATGCGACAGAGCATGGCCCCCGTCGGCCCCTCTGTCGCAAACCAGCTGCCCAACATCAACTTTGGCTTCGATGACCTGCGCGATCGCATGGCAAAGTTCACGGCCCGATTCGATGCATTCATTGAAGAGGGCCGTAAGCGCGTCCTCGAAGAGCGCAACCAGTTTCGCATGAACGTCGCTGAACTTCAAG AGGATCAACGTATGAAGAAGCGAGACATCGAAATCATTCAAGTCAAGACCTCGACGCACCAACAAACAattgagaaggaagaggcgGAAACGCGCGAGATGGAGAGCGCTATTAACTCCCTCGCTGCCCAGCGCGATAACCACCTCGCAACCCGCGACAGTCTCAAGGCTGAAATTGCACAAACACAAGCCGAGATCGAAGCCCGACTTGCCGCGCAGCGCGAATAcgctcaacagcaacaagccCAGTCTCGTTTTAACGTGCCTGAGTTGGACTTCTGGATCACCAACCTATGCCTCAAGATCGAGGGCGCTGGCCACGACGATCGTCTCAAGTTTGTGTACACGCATATTGACGAGAAGGATTGGGAGCGCGAGGCTTGGTTCGAACTTGTTACAAGCTCACGTGATTACGATGTGAAGCATTGCAGACCCAAGATCGAGAgggagaaggttgagaaggtGTTGGATAAGCTGAATGAGTCGAGGGAATTGGTTGTTCTGCTAAAGGGGATGAGAGAGTTGTTTGTGGAGGCCATGAAGACCTGA
- a CDS encoding dolichyl-phosphate-mannose-protein mannosyltransferase 2 (At least one base has a quality score < 10): MAADKAAVASGADLGDGLRQRPVAGQANLQPPTSQPEDNKKLVKKESSLLQTLDQWEVVIAPLIFTLLAIFTRLYKIGISNIVTWDEAHFGKFGSYYIKHEYYFDVHPPLGKMLVGLSGVLAGYNGTFEFKSGEKYPEEVNYTIMRIFNAAFGIFCIPLAYYTARELKLRRPAVWLVTLMVLCENSYTTISRFILLDSMLLCGTVATVFCWSKFHNQRHNSFEPEWFFWLFLTGLSIGCVCSVKLVGLFVTALVGLYTVEDLWRKFGDTKMPVTTLGAHVITRVVGLIVIPFLIYLLSFALHFAILDRSGPGDAQMSSLFQANLKGTQVGKDSPLEIAIGSRATIKNMGYGGGLLHSHVQTYPEGSKQQQVTCYHHKDTNNDWFFYPNRREEDYNPEGDLRFIGDNSVIRLIHAQTGRNLHSHDIAAPVTRGHKEVSSYARSGLLPLLSVSSTRSLAATSELATSTFLSVVSSRLRLLAPGDNPRDTYTHWNVEAHWNDKLPPAEAGVYKSPFFHDFVHLNVAMMTSNNALVPDPDKQDDLASKWWQWPFLHVGLRMCGWGDDIVKYFLLGNPLIYWGSTASLGIAGLVIVWYILRWQRGVNDLSENEIDHIHYAALYPLAGWFLHYLPFVIMARVTYVHHYYPALYFAILNFGFLVDWFTRNRNKTIQTIVYGILYTVIIGLYIYFIPICWGMTGNHKQYKYMKWFDNWRVTD; the protein is encoded by the exons ATGGCTGCCGACAAGGCTGCCGTCGCCTCAGGCGCTGACCTGGGCGATGGTCTCAGACAGCGTCCTGTCGCTGGACAAGCTAACCTGCAACCCCCGACTTCTCAGCCTGAGgacaacaagaagcttgtcaagaag GAGTCCTCATTGCTCCAAACACTCGACCAGTGGGAGGTTGTCATTGCCCCGCTGATCTTTACTCTCCTGGCTATCTTCACTCGACTTTACAAGATTGGTATCAGCAATATCGTTACCTGGGATGAAGCTCA CTTCGGCAAGTTCGGTTCCTACTATATCAAGCATGAATACTATTTCGATGTCCACCCCCCTCTCGGCAAGATGCTCGTCGGTCTCTCTGGAGTCCTAGCTGGCTACAACGGAACATTCGAGTTCAAGTCTGGCGAAAAGTACCCCGAGGAAGTCAATTACACCATCATGCGTATCTTCAATGCGGCTTTCGGTATCTTCTGCATTCCTCTTGCTTACTACACTGCTCGTGAGCTGAAGCTTCGACGTCCTGCTGTGTGGCTCGTTACTCTGATGGTTCTTTGCGAGAACTCTTACACCACTATCAGCCGTTTCATCTTGCTCGACTCCATGCTGCTATGCGGTACCGTCGCCACCGTTTTCTGCTGGTCCAAGTTCCACAACCAGCGACACAACAGCTTCGAGCCTGAGTGGTTCTTCTGGCTGTTCTTGACTGGTCTCAGCATTGGCTGTGTCTGCAGTGTTAAGCTTGTTGGTCTTTTCGTTACTGCTCTCGTCGGCCTCTACACCGTTGAGGATCTCTGGCGAAAGTTCGGTGACACCAAGATGCCTGTT ACCACTCTTGGTGCCCACGTCATCACCCGTGTTGTTggcctcatcgtcatcccTTTCTTGATCTACCTCCTCTCTTTCGCCCTGCACTTCGCGATTCTCGATCGCTCCGGCCCTGGTGATGCTCAGATGAGCTCTCTCTTCCAGGCTAACCTCAAGGGTACTCAGGTTGGAAAGGACAGCCCTCTCGAGATTGCAATCGGTTCTCGCGCCACTATCAAGAACATGGGTTATGGTGGTGGTCTTCTTCACTCTCACGTTCAGACCTACCCTGAGGGTTccaagcagcagcaggttACTTGCTACCACCACAAGGACACCAACAACGACTGGTTCTTCTACCCCAACCGCCGAGAGGAGGACTACAACCCTGAGGGTGATCTCCGATTCATTGGTGACAACTCCGTCATTCGACTTATCCACGCTCAGACTGGCCGCAACCTGCACTCTCACGATATCGCTGCCCCTGTCACCCGAGGCCACAAGGAAGTTTCCAGCTACG CAAGATCAGGACTCTTACCACTGCTTTCCGTCTCAAGCACGAGGTCCTTGGCTGCTACCTCCGAGCTGGCAACGTCAACCTTCCTTAGTGTGGTTTCAAGCAGATTGAGGTTACTTGCACCTGGCGACAACCCCCGTGACACTTACACCCACTGGAACGTTGAGGCTCACTGGAACGACAAGC TCCCTCCCGCCGAGGCTGGTGTTTACAAGTCCCCATTCTTCCATGACTTCGTCCACCTGAACGTCGCTATGATGACCTCCAACAACGCTCTGGTCCCCGACCCTGACAAGCAAGATGACCTTGCCTCCAAGTGGTGGCAGTGGCCTTTCCTTCACGTCGGTCTCCGTATGTGCGGTTGGGGTGATGATATCGTCAAGTACTTCCTCCTCGGTAACCCTCTCATCTACTGGGGTTCTACTGCTTCTCTTGGAATTGCTGGCCTTGTCATTGTCTGgtacatccttcgatggCAACGAGGTGTCAACGATCTCAGCGAGAACGAGATTGACCACATTCACTATGCGGCACTATACCCTCTTGCCGGCTGGTTCCTCCACTATCTTCCTTTTGTTATCATGGCCCGTGTTACTTACGTGCATCACTACTACCCGGCTCTCTACTTTGCCATTCTCAACTTTGGCTTCCTTGTTGACTGGTTCACTCGCAACCGCAACAAGACCATCCAGACCATCGTGTATGGCATTCTCTACACCGTCATTATCGGCCTTTACATTTACTTCATCCCCATTTGCTGGGGCATGACTGGCAACCACAAGCAGTACAAGTACATGAAGTGGTTCGACAACTGGCGAGTCACTGACTAA
- a CDS encoding ankyrin repeat protein nuc-2, translating into MKFGKQIQKRQLEVPEYAASFVNYKALKKLIKKLSATPTLTSQNDVLRSATPVDSQAALQANKATFFFQLERELDKVNAFYLQKEAELKIRLKTLLDKKKVIQSRHGISRRSAKFTTLEEGFQQFATDLNKLQQFVEINGTAFSKILKKWDKTSKSKTKELYLSRAVEVQPFFNATVISELSDQATTSLQELGAWSDGIQVNFQSGHVVTSQHFVGTDEGDADTLLLDTVITGNLESLKDLLQRMRSANDTGDGDSSLMERVTRTFLAAISEAPQESLRVLLDTGLVDLHSYDDINERNCLHQAAIYGKQYVLEWGLSVNVVVDRTDVYGRVPLHYASLHGRLEMLKVLLDANQKTIDLIDHDNFTPLIHSIIHGHLDCIELLLARSARIDPFSDSDHVPLNLACEHGSVAVVEMLLKHGAKILPDAEGLYPQHLVARAGQTSELLLLLKQYGADLDQVDKLYGWTPLVHSASEGNVDCLQALLKVGVDASIVDEKDLPAMYYAAWEGHLACMKLLTPFNTRPRASPFMVQPALGPMDSSTAPLPMSLDPDAIPELELPPPIIPLRRYGHNFLDTKTVIQISFGDFEEQPLVFFQDGKYPAARLTISSKVSDLIPKNIILPFQEDTRIVSFQVDNLDTFSLDIDVFPTYGAKVIAKTVALSSIFKGLQGSSACYLPLFDPRLRAIGQISFTVQVIKPFQGQPLEITDFETYWKATSQFNQPTSAIVTGSSLSGDYVRLFVQYTSDGVPVLWPRWTIACGGLDIPVCRLTLEQFTSMTIRSNSRAELPNLKTKSAESMAEVYHILATAGVTLQEALALLNPGMHVNLQVLYPTPEEEKAFSLGPALDVNVFVDSILNIVFEHARTQRAQAPDVVRSIVFSSFSPRLCTALNWKQPNFPVFLCNDLGREETSGPSGRRSTSIKEVVRIAQSNNFMGLICYSRLLDMVPALVDAIKSHGLALVTDKSSDSPDASPMTDPFPRPPKGVDGVLKSHGILRFNDSIDM; encoded by the exons AT GAAGTTTGGCAAGCAGATCCAGAAGCGTCAGCTTGAGGTGCCCGAATATGCTGCCAGCTTTGTCAACTATAAGGCCTTGAAAAAG ctcatcaagaagctgtCTGCGACCCCTACCCTAACCTCACAGAACGATGTTCTCCGCTCAGCCACCCCCGTGGATTCCCAGGCCGCTCTCCAGGCCAACAAagccaccttcttcttccaactG GAACGGGAACTCGACAAGGTCAACGCCTTCTACCTGCAGAAGGAAGCCGAG CTGAAAATTCGCCTCAAGACGCTACtggacaagaagaaggtgatACAGTCTCGTCATGGCATCTCTCGGCGCTCAGCCAAGTTCACTACCCTCGAGGAAGGCTTCCAGCAGTTTGCTACCGACCTAAACAAACTCCAACAGTTTGTCGAGATCAATGGTACTGCTTTCTCAAAGATTCTCAAAAAGTGGGACAAGACGTCAAAGTCCAAGACAAAGGAGCTCTACCTTTCAAGAGCCGTCGAAGTCCAGCCATTCTTCAATGCTACAGTAATAAGCGAGCTTTCTGATCAGGCCACCACAAGTCTACAAGAGCTTGGTGCTTGGTCAGATGGAATCCAAGTCAACTTTCAGTCGGGACACGTGGTGACCTCGCAGCATTTCGTCGGCACTGATGAAGGGGACGCAGACACACTGCTCCTTGATACTGTTATTACAGGAAACCTCGAGTCTTTGAaggatcttcttcaacggATGCGCTCCGCCAACGACACCGGAGATGGTGATAGCTCGTTGATGGAAAGGGTCACGCGGACCTTCTTGGCAGCCATCTCAGAAGCTCCACAAGAGTCCCTGCGAGTCCTACTCGATACAGGTCTCGTTGATCTCCACTCttatgatgatatcaatGAGAGAAATTGCCTGCACCAAGCTGCCATCTATGGCAAGCAGTACGTCCTGGAGTGGGGCTTGTCAGTCAATGTTGTTGTGGATAGAACGGATGTCTACGGCCGGgttcctctgcattatgccAGCCTTCACGGAAGATTGGAAATGCTCAAGGTCCTCTTGGACG CAAATCAAAAAACCATCGACCTCATAGACCACGACAACTTCACCCCCTTGATCCACTCTATTATCCACGGACATCTCGACTGCATCGAACTTCTCCTTGCCAGATCTGCACGTATCGATCCGTTCTCTGATTCGGATCATGTCCCCTTGAACCTCGCTTGCGAACATGGCTCGGTGGCCGTGGTTGAGATGCTGCTGAAGCATGGGGCTAAGATCTTGCCTGATGCTGAAGGCCTTTACCCTCAGCATCTCGTAGCGAGAGCTGGCCAAACCTCAGAACTGCTCCTACTCCTCAAACAATATGGCGCTGATCTCGACCAAGTTGATAAACTTTATGGATGGACACCACTGGTACATTCTGCAAGCGAAGGCAATGTCGACTGTCTTCAAGCACTACTCAAGGTTGGGGTCGATGCAAGCATCGtggatgagaaggatcttCCAGCCATGTACTATGCTGCTTGGGAGGGACACCTTGCATGTATGAAATTGCTAACTCCGTTCAACACACGCCCACGAGCCAGCCCCTTCATGGTGCAGCCTGCCTTGGGTCCTATGGACTCAAGTACTGCGCCTCTGCCCATGTCTCTTGACCCCGATGCGATCCCCGAACTCGAGCTTCCTCCTCCAATCATTCCTCTGCGCCGATACGGACACAACTTCCTCGACACAAAGACAGTTATTCAGATCTCCTTCGGGGATTTCGAGGAACAGCCCCTTGTCTTCTTCCAGGACGGAAAATACCCTGCCGCTCGCCTCACGATTTCTTCAAAAGTTTCGGATCTTATACCGAAGAATATCATTCTACCTTTCCAAGAAGACACTCGTATCGTATCCTTCCAGGTTGACAACTTGGATACTTTCAGCCTCGATATCGACGTGTTCCCCACATATGGCGCAAAGGTTATTGCCAAGACGGTCGCCCTGTCAAGCATCTTCAAGGGATTACAAGGCTCTTCAGCATGTTATTTGCCATTGTTTGATCCCCGCCTTCGCGCTATTGGCCAGATCAGCTTCACTGTGCAGGTCATCAAGCCATTCCAAGGGCAACCTCTGGAGATTACCGACTTTGAAACCTACTGGAAAGCAACAAGCCAATTCAACCAACCAACGAGTGCTATTGTTACTGGATCGAGCCTCTCTGGCGATTATGTAAGGCTCTTTGTCCAGTATACCAGTGACGGTGTCCCTGTGCTCTGGCCTAGATGGACAATAGCCTGCGGTGGCCTTGATATTCCTGTCTGCCGATTGACTCTGGAACAATTCACTTCTATGACTATCAGGAGCAACAGCCGTGCAGAACTTCCCAACTTGAAAACCAAGTCAGCTGAAAGCATGGCTGAGGTCTATCACATCCTTGCGACGGCCGGCGTGACACTTCAGGAAGCACTTGCTTTACTCAACCCTGGAATGCATGTTAACCTCCAAGTATTGTACCCGACTCCCGAGGAAGAAAAGGCCTTTTCGCTTGGACCTGCTTTGGATGTCAACGTGTTTGTTGATTCGATTCTCAACATTGTGTTCGAGCATGCAAGGACACAACGTGCACAGGCTCCTGATGTGGTACGGTCGATTGTattcagcagcttcagccCTCGACTATGCACAGCCTTGAATTGGAAGCAGCCCAATTTCCCTGTCTTCTTGTGTAACGACTTAGGACGAGAGGAGACCTCGGGACCCAGCGGAAGGCGCAGTACCTCTATTAAGGAGGTGGTGAGAATTGCCCAAAGCAATAACTTCATGGGATTAATATGCTATTCTCGACTACTG GATATGGTACCCGCACTGGTGGATGCTATCAAGTCTCATGGGCTGGCTTTGGTGACAGACAAGTCATCGGACTCACCGGATGCGAGCCCTATGACTGATCCTTTCCCTCGACCACCCAAGGGTGTCGATGGAGTTCTGAAAAGTCATGGTATTTTGCGTTTCAATGATTCGATAGACATGTAG
- a CDS encoding mitotic-spindle organizing protein 1: protein MPEPDKHAAAQQAVDILHEISTILNCHLDRRTLSICISMIERGVNPEALAQVIKELRQEAQQPAAAARRR, encoded by the exons ATGCCTGAACCAGATAAGCACGCCGCTGCGCAACAAGCCGTAGATATTCTCCATGAGATCTCTACTATCCTA AACTGTCACCTTGATCGCCGAACTCTATCAATCTGCATCTCTATGATTGAGCGCGGAGTGAACCCAGAGGCTTTAGCG CAAGTTATCAAGGAACTCAGACAAGAGGCCCAGCAACCTGCAGCCGCGGCAAGACGACGTTAA
- a CDS encoding ankyrin repeat protein nuc-2, translated as MNIPKWLLNEEQERELDKVNAFYLQKEAELKIRLKTLLDKKKVIQSRHGISRRSAKFTTLEEGFQQFATDLNKLQQFVEINGTAFSKILKKWDKTSKSKTKELYLSRAVEVQPFFNATVISELSDQATTSLQELGAWSDGIQVNFQSGHVVTSQHFVGTDEGDADTLLLDTVITGNLESLKDLLQRMRSANDTGDGDSSLMERVTRTFLAAISEAPQESLRVLLDTGLVDLHSYDDINERNCLHQAAIYGKQYVLEWGLSVNVVVDRTDVYGRVPLHYASLHGRLEMLKVLLDANQKTIDLIDHDNFTPLIHSIIHGHLDCIELLLARSARIDPFSDSDHVPLNLACEHGSVAVVEMLLKHGAKILPDAEGLYPQHLVARAGQTSELLLLLKQYGADLDQVDKLYGWTPLVHSASEGNVDCLQALLKVGVDASIVDEKDLPAMYYAAWEGHLACMKLLTPFNTRPRASPFMVQPALGPMDSSTAPLPMSLDPDAIPELELPPPIIPLRRYGHNFLDTKTVIQISFGDFEEQPLVFFQDGKYPAARLTISSKVSDLIPKNIILPFQEDTRIVSFQVDNLDTFSLDIDVFPTYGAKVIAKTVALSSIFKGLQGSSACYLPLFDPRLRAIGQISFTVQVIKPFQGQPLEITDFETYWKATSQFNQPTSAIVTGSSLSGDYVRLFVQYTSDGVPVLWPRWTIACGGLDIPVCRLTLEQFTSMTIRSNSRAELPNLKTKSAESMAEVYHILATAGVTLQEALALLNPGMHVNLQVLYPTPEEEKAFSLGPALDVNVFVDSILNIVFEHARTQRAQAPDVVRSIVFSSFSPRLCTALNWKQPNFPVFLCNDLGREETSGPSGRRSTSIKEVVRIAQSNNFMGLICYSRLLDMVPALVDAIKSHGLALVTDKSSDSPDASPMTDPFPRPPKGVDGVLKSHGILRFNDSIDM; from the exons ATGAACATCCCGAAATGGTTGCTAAATGAAGAACAGGAACGGGAACTCGACAAGGTCAACGCCTTCTACCTGCAGAAGGAAGCCGAG CTGAAAATTCGCCTCAAGACGCTACtggacaagaagaaggtgatACAGTCTCGTCATGGCATCTCTCGGCGCTCAGCCAAGTTCACTACCCTCGAGGAAGGCTTCCAGCAGTTTGCTACCGACCTAAACAAACTCCAACAGTTTGTCGAGATCAATGGTACTGCTTTCTCAAAGATTCTCAAAAAGTGGGACAAGACGTCAAAGTCCAAGACAAAGGAGCTCTACCTTTCAAGAGCCGTCGAAGTCCAGCCATTCTTCAATGCTACAGTAATAAGCGAGCTTTCTGATCAGGCCACCACAAGTCTACAAGAGCTTGGTGCTTGGTCAGATGGAATCCAAGTCAACTTTCAGTCGGGACACGTGGTGACCTCGCAGCATTTCGTCGGCACTGATGAAGGGGACGCAGACACACTGCTCCTTGATACTGTTATTACAGGAAACCTCGAGTCTTTGAaggatcttcttcaacggATGCGCTCCGCCAACGACACCGGAGATGGTGATAGCTCGTTGATGGAAAGGGTCACGCGGACCTTCTTGGCAGCCATCTCAGAAGCTCCACAAGAGTCCCTGCGAGTCCTACTCGATACAGGTCTCGTTGATCTCCACTCttatgatgatatcaatGAGAGAAATTGCCTGCACCAAGCTGCCATCTATGGCAAGCAGTACGTCCTGGAGTGGGGCTTGTCAGTCAATGTTGTTGTGGATAGAACGGATGTCTACGGCCGGgttcctctgcattatgccAGCCTTCACGGAAGATTGGAAATGCTCAAGGTCCTCTTGGACG CAAATCAAAAAACCATCGACCTCATAGACCACGACAACTTCACCCCCTTGATCCACTCTATTATCCACGGACATCTCGACTGCATCGAACTTCTCCTTGCCAGATCTGCACGTATCGATCCGTTCTCTGATTCGGATCATGTCCCCTTGAACCTCGCTTGCGAACATGGCTCGGTGGCCGTGGTTGAGATGCTGCTGAAGCATGGGGCTAAGATCTTGCCTGATGCTGAAGGCCTTTACCCTCAGCATCTCGTAGCGAGAGCTGGCCAAACCTCAGAACTGCTCCTACTCCTCAAACAATATGGCGCTGATCTCGACCAAGTTGATAAACTTTATGGATGGACACCACTGGTACATTCTGCAAGCGAAGGCAATGTCGACTGTCTTCAAGCACTACTCAAGGTTGGGGTCGATGCAAGCATCGtggatgagaaggatcttCCAGCCATGTACTATGCTGCTTGGGAGGGACACCTTGCATGTATGAAATTGCTAACTCCGTTCAACACACGCCCACGAGCCAGCCCCTTCATGGTGCAGCCTGCCTTGGGTCCTATGGACTCAAGTACTGCGCCTCTGCCCATGTCTCTTGACCCCGATGCGATCCCCGAACTCGAGCTTCCTCCTCCAATCATTCCTCTGCGCCGATACGGACACAACTTCCTCGACACAAAGACAGTTATTCAGATCTCCTTCGGGGATTTCGAGGAACAGCCCCTTGTCTTCTTCCAGGACGGAAAATACCCTGCCGCTCGCCTCACGATTTCTTCAAAAGTTTCGGATCTTATACCGAAGAATATCATTCTACCTTTCCAAGAAGACACTCGTATCGTATCCTTCCAGGTTGACAACTTGGATACTTTCAGCCTCGATATCGACGTGTTCCCCACATATGGCGCAAAGGTTATTGCCAAGACGGTCGCCCTGTCAAGCATCTTCAAGGGATTACAAGGCTCTTCAGCATGTTATTTGCCATTGTTTGATCCCCGCCTTCGCGCTATTGGCCAGATCAGCTTCACTGTGCAGGTCATCAAGCCATTCCAAGGGCAACCTCTGGAGATTACCGACTTTGAAACCTACTGGAAAGCAACAAGCCAATTCAACCAACCAACGAGTGCTATTGTTACTGGATCGAGCCTCTCTGGCGATTATGTAAGGCTCTTTGTCCAGTATACCAGTGACGGTGTCCCTGTGCTCTGGCCTAGATGGACAATAGCCTGCGGTGGCCTTGATATTCCTGTCTGCCGATTGACTCTGGAACAATTCACTTCTATGACTATCAGGAGCAACAGCCGTGCAGAACTTCCCAACTTGAAAACCAAGTCAGCTGAAAGCATGGCTGAGGTCTATCACATCCTTGCGACGGCCGGCGTGACACTTCAGGAAGCACTTGCTTTACTCAACCCTGGAATGCATGTTAACCTCCAAGTATTGTACCCGACTCCCGAGGAAGAAAAGGCCTTTTCGCTTGGACCTGCTTTGGATGTCAACGTGTTTGTTGATTCGATTCTCAACATTGTGTTCGAGCATGCAAGGACACAACGTGCACAGGCTCCTGATGTGGTACGGTCGATTGTattcagcagcttcagccCTCGACTATGCACAGCCTTGAATTGGAAGCAGCCCAATTTCCCTGTCTTCTTGTGTAACGACTTAGGACGAGAGGAGACCTCGGGACCCAGCGGAAGGCGCAGTACCTCTATTAAGGAGGTGGTGAGAATTGCCCAAAGCAATAACTTCATGGGATTAATATGCTATTCTCGACTACTG GATATGGTACCCGCACTGGTGGATGCTATCAAGTCTCATGGGCTGGCTTTGGTGACAGACAAGTCATCGGACTCACCGGATGCGAGCCCTATGACTGATCCTTTCCCTCGACCACCCAAGGGTGTCGATGGAGTTCTGAAAAGTCATGGTATTTTGCGTTTCAATGATTCGATAGACATGTAG